CCGCCCCGCCCGGTGGCGCGGCGGCGGTTGCCGAGGTGCTGCGCAAGCGCCGCTGGCGTGTCGAGGTGCGTGGCGACGAGGTCTCCGCCGAGAAGGGCTACCTCAAGGAGACCGGCAACCTGCTGTTCCACACCTCGCTCATCGCGGTGCTGATCGGCGTCGGGCTCGGCTCGTGGTACGGGTGGAGCGGCAACCGGCTGCTGGTGGCCGGCGCGGACAACTCGTTCTGCAACACCCGGCAGCAGTACGCCGAGGCGAAACTCGGCCCCCGGGTGGACAGCGCGGACCTGCCCCGCTTCTGCCTGCGGCTGGACGACTTCCAGGCCCGGTTCCTCGACAGCGGCCAGCCGGAGTTCTTCAATGCCACGGTCACCGTCGACGGCCCGGACGAGCCCACCCGCAGCGCGAACTTCTCGGTGAACGCGCCGCTGCGCCTGAACGACGCGAGCGTCTACCTGCTCGGCCACGGATACGCCCCGGTGATCCGCTACACCGACCGTTTCGGCAACAGCCAGATCAGTGACGAGCCGTTCCTGACGACCGGCGACATGGGCCTGACCAGCGAAGGGCTGGCGGCCTTCCCGGACGCCAACGTCGACCCGGCCACGGGTCAGCGGGCACCGGACCAGCAGATGGCGTTCACCGGCATCTACCTGCCCACGGCACCCGAGCAGCCGCCGATGGTCCGCTCGCAGTATCCGACCGAACGCAACCCGGTGCTGAACCTGGTCGCGTACCGGGGCAACCTGGGCCTGGACGCGGGCATCCCCACCTCGATCTACCAGCTCGACCAGCGGCAGGTGCGGACCGGGAAGGTCAAGGAGGTCGGCACCAAACTGCTCCGCAAGGGCGAGACCTGGACGCTGGACGACGGCACCACTGTCGAGTTCCTGGGCACCGAGCGGTACGTGACGCTCTCCATTCGGCACGACCCGGGCGCGACGCCGCTGTTGATCAGCTGTGGCTTCCTGCTGGTCGGGCTGATGGGCTCGCTGTTCGGGCGACGCCGTCGGGTGTGGTTCCGGGTGACCTCGCCCGACCCCACGGAAGAATCTCCGACGGGCGGTAGTAGCTTGATGGAGGCCGGTGGGTTGCCGCGCACCGACTATCCAGGGTTCGCCGAGGAGTTCGCCCAGCTCATCGCCGCGGTCAGCGGTGCCGATCGGTCTGGCGTGAGCGCTGACTCAGGTGACCGGGCTGGCGTGCGAGAAGGAGCCGAGTGATGTCCGCACTCTCCGACAATCTGGTGACCTTCGCGATCCTGGCGTACCTGGTCGCGATGATCGGTCATGCCGTGGAGTACGCGTTGGGCAACGCGCGTACCCGAACCGCCGTGGCGGCTCCGGTCCGTGAGCTGGTGGGTGCCGGCGGTCCCGTTCCGACGCCGTCCGCGCCGGTGCCGCCGTCGAAGGCGAACGGTCGGTCGAACGGGCGGGCCCGACTCGCGGGCCTGATCGCGGTGGGTGCCACCGCTGTCGCTGCCGTGCTGCACCTGGCGGCGCTGGTCACTCGGGGTCTCGCCGCGGACCGGATGCCCTGGGGCAACATGTACGAGTTCGTGCTCACGGTGACGTTCATCGGGGTCGCCGCGTGGCTGGTGGTGCTCTGGAAGCGGCCGTCGCTGCGTAAGCTCGGGCTGTTCCTGACCCTGGTGATGGTGCTGCTGGTCGCCACCGCCGAGCTGGTCCTGTACGTGCCGATCGTGCCGTTGGTGCCGGCACTGAACTCGTACTGGTTCGTCATCCACGTCTCGACCATCGTCTTCGCGTCCGGCATCTTCCTGCTCGGTGTGGTGCCGGCGGTCGGGTTCCTGCTGCGCAACGGGTACGAGCAGGGCAAGGGGAGCTTCCCGTACTCCCTGGCCAAGCGCCTGCCCGGTGCGGTCGGCCTGGAGCGGCTGACCTTCGCGCTGCACGCCTTCGCGTTCCCGATCTTCACCTTCGCGGTGATCGCCGGTGCCATCTGGGCCGAGGCGGCGTGGGGTCGGCCGTGGGGTTGGGACCCGAAGGAGACCTGGGCGTTCATCTCCTGGGTCGTGTACGCCGGTTACCTGCACGCCCGGGCCACGCCCAGCGTCAAGCGGAACGTGGCCACCTTGCTCGCGGTGCTCGGCTTCCTCACCATGCTGATGAACCTGTTCGGCGTGAACATCTTCTTCACCGGCCTGCACTCGTACGGCGGGCTGAGCTGACGTCGACGCCCGGCGTCAGCCGGGTGCGCAGCGTCCGCTCGCCCTGGACGGCTTGATCCACTCCAGGTCGGCGATGTGGCGGTATCCGGCGACCTGGAAACCGCCACATCGGCGACCTGGTGTCGATCAAGGCTCGACGCCGGTGGCAGGTGGCGCGGGCGACGGGGCGAGCGTTCGTGGCACGGTCAGCCGCCGAACCAGCCCGGCACGTCGAGGCGGAACCAGTTGGCGGCGGCCATCGTGCGCAGGTCGTCCTCAAGGGCGTCGACCCGTTCCGGGCCCAGGGTCTCGGCCCAGCGCTCGCGCAGCCGATCGAAGATCTCCGCCGAGCGGCGTAACCCGTCGGCGCCGCGCGGTGTCACCCGGACCAGTCGGCGGCGGGCGTCCCGGGGATCGTCGATCCGCTCCAGGTAGCCGACGGCGACCAGCCGGTCGACCGTCTTGCCGGCGGCCTGCTTGGAGATGCCCAGCCGCTGGCCCAGCTCGGTGGCGGTGGTGCCGTCCACCCCCACGGCCTGGAGCACGAAGCCGTGCAACGGTCGCAGCTCCGGATGACCCTCCCGGGCCAGCTCGGCGTGCAGGTCGTCGATCAGCGTCCGGAAGCCGGCCAGCAGCAGGAGCGGCAACTGGAAGCCGGGACGCGCGGGGTCAGCGCTTGCCACGTTCGACAACCACGTTTACTATTTGGTCAACCACGTTGACCATCCTACGGGGTGCGTCCCTCGATCGATGCTCCGAGAGTAGGTAACCGTGTCCGTCTTCACCGCACACACCGCCGACACCGCGCCCACCGCCGCCCGTCGCGCCATCGAGGGAGTGCGCGGGCGGTTCGGCTGGCTGCCCACCCCGGTGGCGCTGATGGCCGAATCGCCGCAGTTGCTCGCCGGCTTCCTCACCGCCAGCGCGGGCTTCGAGCAGACCGACCTGGCACCGCTGGAGCGGGAGGTGGTCATCCTGGCGGTCTCCACCAGTCACGAATGCCATTTCTGCGTCGCCCTGCACACCGGCAAGATCACCCAGCTCGGTGCGACCACCGAGCTGATCACCGCGTTGCGCGCCGGCGGGCCCCTGCCCGAGCCACGGCTGGAGGCGCTGCGCCGGTTCACGCTGGCCGTGCTGGAGCACCGGGGCGCGGTGCCCGACGACGAGTTGGATGACTTCCTGGCCGCGGGCTACCAGCCTCGGCACGCGCTGGACGTGGTGCTCGGTGTCGGGGCGTACACCATCTCGACCTTCGCCAACCGGCTCACCCGCGCCCCGCTCGACCCGCCCCTGGCCGCCCACGCCTGGGCACCCGCCGCCTGACCTGAGCCGTGCCGCCTCGGCGACCCGTCGTCATTCCGGCAGGAGGAAGTCACACAGCAGGGCGAGCATCTCCTCGGGCCGTTCCTCGTACAGCCAGTGCCCGCAGTCCTCGACCACTTCACCCCGAACCGTCTCGGCGTACCTGCCGACCTGCTCGGCCAGCTTCGCCCCGAGGCTGGCGGACGCGCCGATCGCCAGCACCGGCATGGTCAGCCTCGTGCCCCGGTACGCCACGTTGTCGGCGATGTCCTGTCCGAAAGCCCGGAAGTAGCCGAAGCTGGCCCGCAGGTGCGCCGGGTCACGCAGGTGGCTCGCGTACTCCTCGACGCCCGCTGCCGCGATGCTGCCCTTGCGCACCATCAGGGCGTCGGTGAACCTGTCCACCCAGAGCACCTCGCGTCCGGTGACCACCTGTTCCGGCAGGCCGTTGCCGAGCGAGAAGAAGCCGAAGTTCCACACCCCCGGCCCGGCGGAGGTGAGCGCCGGAAGCGTGTAGACGTCCTCGTCGGGGATCGGCGCCTCACTGAGCACCAGGCGGCGCACCCGGTCGGGGTGGGCGGCGGCGTACGCGTACGCCACCATCGTCCCCAGGTCGTGCCCGACCAGCCGGAGGTCCCCGGTCAGGCCGAGTTGGTCGAGCAGCCCGTGCAGGTCGGCGGCTACGGTCTTCTTGTCGTAGCCGCCGCCCGGGGCATCGCTGCCGCCGAAGCCGCGCAGGTCGGGCGCCACCACCTCGAAGTGCCGCGCGAGCGCCGGCAGCAGAGATCGCCACATGTACCAGCACTGCGGATAACCGTGCAGCAGCACGAGCGTCGGTCCCTGCCCGCCACGGACGTAGTTGATCATGACTTCACCGACCTGCGCCCGCTGTTCGGTGAAGCCCTCCGGAACCCGTGCCTCGCCCATCGCCGCCCCCGTCTCGCCGGCCGCACGACTACCCGATAACCCGGCCGCCATG
The nucleotide sequence above comes from Micromonospora luteifusca. Encoded proteins:
- the resB gene encoding cytochrome c biogenesis protein ResB → MTVVDDRPETVAPAPRRRPNRLLALLRNSWRQLTSMRTALILLFLLAVAAIPGSVLPQRGISPEKVNQYFVDHPDWAPRLDRIGAFEVFGSVWFSAIYLLLFTSLIGCITPRLRDHIRALRSRPPAAPKRMARLPQHTVLPAPPGGAAAVAEVLRKRRWRVEVRGDEVSAEKGYLKETGNLLFHTSLIAVLIGVGLGSWYGWSGNRLLVAGADNSFCNTRQQYAEAKLGPRVDSADLPRFCLRLDDFQARFLDSGQPEFFNATVTVDGPDEPTRSANFSVNAPLRLNDASVYLLGHGYAPVIRYTDRFGNSQISDEPFLTTGDMGLTSEGLAAFPDANVDPATGQRAPDQQMAFTGIYLPTAPEQPPMVRSQYPTERNPVLNLVAYRGNLGLDAGIPTSIYQLDQRQVRTGKVKEVGTKLLRKGETWTLDDGTTVEFLGTERYVTLSIRHDPGATPLLISCGFLLVGLMGSLFGRRRRVWFRVTSPDPTEESPTGGSSLMEAGGLPRTDYPGFAEEFAQLIAAVSGADRSGVSADSGDRAGVREGAE
- the ccsB gene encoding c-type cytochrome biogenesis protein CcsB; translation: MSALSDNLVTFAILAYLVAMIGHAVEYALGNARTRTAVAAPVRELVGAGGPVPTPSAPVPPSKANGRSNGRARLAGLIAVGATAVAAVLHLAALVTRGLAADRMPWGNMYEFVLTVTFIGVAAWLVVLWKRPSLRKLGLFLTLVMVLLVATAELVLYVPIVPLVPALNSYWFVIHVSTIVFASGIFLLGVVPAVGFLLRNGYEQGKGSFPYSLAKRLPGAVGLERLTFALHAFAFPIFTFAVIAGAIWAEAAWGRPWGWDPKETWAFISWVVYAGYLHARATPSVKRNVATLLAVLGFLTMLMNLFGVNIFFTGLHSYGGLS
- a CDS encoding MarR family winged helix-turn-helix transcriptional regulator, with the protein product MASADPARPGFQLPLLLLAGFRTLIDDLHAELAREGHPELRPLHGFVLQAVGVDGTTATELGQRLGISKQAAGKTVDRLVAVGYLERIDDPRDARRRLVRVTPRGADGLRRSAEIFDRLRERWAETLGPERVDALEDDLRTMAAANWFRLDVPGWFGG
- a CDS encoding carboxymuconolactone decarboxylase family protein yields the protein MSVFTAHTADTAPTAARRAIEGVRGRFGWLPTPVALMAESPQLLAGFLTASAGFEQTDLAPLEREVVILAVSTSHECHFCVALHTGKITQLGATTELITALRAGGPLPEPRLEALRRFTLAVLEHRGAVPDDELDDFLAAGYQPRHALDVVLGVGAYTISTFANRLTRAPLDPPLAAHAWAPAA
- a CDS encoding alpha/beta fold hydrolase — translated: MGEARVPEGFTEQRAQVGEVMINYVRGGQGPTLVLLHGYPQCWYMWRSLLPALARHFEVVAPDLRGFGGSDAPGGGYDKKTVAADLHGLLDQLGLTGDLRLVGHDLGTMVAYAYAAAHPDRVRRLVLSEAPIPDEDVYTLPALTSAGPGVWNFGFFSLGNGLPEQVVTGREVLWVDRFTDALMVRKGSIAAAGVEEYASHLRDPAHLRASFGYFRAFGQDIADNVAYRGTRLTMPVLAIGASASLGAKLAEQVGRYAETVRGEVVEDCGHWLYEERPEEMLALLCDFLLPE